A portion of the uncultured Bacteroides sp. genome contains these proteins:
- the recR gene encoding recombination mediator RecR, whose translation MNQQYSSLLLEKAVSEFAKLPGIGKKTAMRLVLHLLRQDATTVEAFGNAIITLKREVKYCKVCHNISDTEMCQICANPQRDASTVCVVENIRDVMAVEATQQFRGLYHVLGGVISPMDGVGPGDLQIGSLVQRVSEGTIKEVILALSSTMEGDTTNFFIYRKLEKLGVKLSVIARGISIGDELEYTDEVTLGRSIINRTSFTGTI comes from the coding sequence GTGAATCAACAATATTCATCTTTATTATTAGAGAAAGCTGTAAGCGAGTTTGCCAAGTTGCCCGGAATCGGAAAGAAGACAGCCATGCGGTTGGTGCTTCACTTGTTGAGGCAAGATGCTACTACTGTGGAAGCTTTTGGTAATGCCATTATCACTTTGAAACGGGAAGTGAAGTATTGCAAGGTTTGCCATAACATCTCCGATACTGAAATGTGTCAGATCTGTGCCAATCCGCAGCGAGATGCGTCTACTGTTTGCGTAGTAGAGAACATACGTGATGTGATGGCTGTAGAAGCTACTCAGCAATTTCGCGGACTCTATCATGTGCTGGGGGGTGTTATCTCTCCTATGGATGGGGTAGGGCCCGGCGATCTTCAAATAGGAAGCCTTGTGCAGCGTGTTTCCGAAGGAACAATAAAAGAAGTTATTCTGGCGCTCAGTTCTACCATGGAGGGTGACACAACGAACTTTTTTATTTATCGTAAACTAGAGAAATTAGGGGTGAAGCTCAGTGTGATAGCTCGTGGCATCTCTATTGGCGACGAATTGGAATATACAGACGAGGTTACACTGGGACGTAGCATTATTAACCGAACATCATTTACCGGAACTATTTAA
- a CDS encoding GNAT family protein — protein sequence MKKNYLLNEHIYLRAVEPEDLDLMYEMENHPSFWEISSFTVPYSRYILKEYIANSQCDMFADKQLRLMIVQKEDHKVVGTIDVTDYVPLHGRGAVGIAILEEYRKKGYAIDALKLLCEYVFGFLHTKQLYAHIPVDNEASLHLFTSCGFVQCGLLKQWIRIDNTYKDVILMQRINNEE from the coding sequence ATGAAAAAGAATTATTTACTCAATGAACATATTTATCTTCGTGCGGTAGAGCCTGAAGATCTTGATCTTATGTATGAAATGGAGAATCATCCTTCATTTTGGGAAATCAGTAGTTTTACCGTGCCTTACTCTCGCTATATACTGAAAGAATATATTGCAAATTCTCAATGCGATATGTTTGCCGACAAGCAGCTGAGGTTGATGATTGTGCAGAAAGAAGATCATAAGGTGGTAGGTACCATTGATGTGACAGATTATGTACCTCTGCATGGACGGGGTGCGGTGGGTATTGCTATTTTGGAAGAATACCGCAAGAAAGGATACGCCATCGACGCTTTAAAACTGCTCTGTGAGTATGTTTTTGGCTTTCTGCACACAAAACAATTGTATGCACACATTCCCGTTGACAACGAGGCTAGTCTGCATCTATTCACTTCTTGCGGATTTGTTCAGTGTGGATTACTCAAACAGTGGATACGCATTGACAATACATACAAAGATGTCATTTTGATGCAACGCATTAACAATGAGGAATAA
- a CDS encoding oligopeptide transporter, OPT family, whose protein sequence is MKHEEEKPVSLPENAFRELKSGEEYNPIMSPDRQYAEVNIWSVLWGIGMAVLFSAAAAYLGLKVGQVFEAAIPIAIIAVGVSGAAKRKNALGENVIIQSIGASSGVIVAGAIFTLPALYILQESYPQEITVTFLQVFVSSLLGGILGILFLIPFRKYFVKDMHGKYPFPEATATTQVLISGEKGGSQAKPLLMAGIIGGLYDFIVATFGWWNENFTTRVCGFGEMLADKAKLVFKVNTGAAVMGLGYIVGLKYASIICAGSLAVWWIIVPGMSLIWGDSVLNMWNPQITATVGSMSPEEIFRYYAKSVGIGGIAMAGIIGIIKSWSIIKDAVGLAGKEMRGKAASAVKVKRTQLDIPMKIIAIGSLVTLALIFLFFFFDVMQGNLLHTVVAILLVAVIAFLFTTVAANAIAIVGTNPVSGMTLMTLILASVVMVAVGLKGPGGMVAALVMGGVVCTALSMAGGFITDLKIGYWLGSTPSKQQTWKFLGTLVSAATVGGVMIILNKTYGFTSGQLAAPQANAMAAVIEPLMNGVAAPWLLYGIGAILAIVLTLFKIPALAFALGMFIPLELNVPLVVGGAINWYVTTRSKDVALNTARGEKGTLLASGFIAGGALMGVVSAAMRFGGVNLVQEAWLQNSWSEVLSLGVYALLILYFIKASMKK, encoded by the coding sequence ATGAAACACGAAGAAGAAAAACCGGTAAGTCTACCGGAAAATGCGTTCCGTGAATTAAAATCCGGAGAAGAGTACAACCCCATTATGAGTCCGGACAGGCAGTATGCTGAAGTCAACATTTGGTCGGTGTTGTGGGGTATCGGAATGGCGGTTTTATTTTCTGCAGCCGCTGCCTACTTAGGATTAAAAGTCGGACAGGTGTTCGAAGCCGCTATTCCCATCGCTATTATCGCGGTAGGAGTATCAGGAGCTGCCAAACGGAAAAACGCTTTAGGAGAAAATGTGATCATCCAGTCTATCGGAGCCAGTTCCGGTGTCATCGTAGCCGGAGCCATATTCACATTACCTGCATTATATATTCTTCAGGAAAGCTATCCGCAAGAAATTACCGTTACTTTCTTACAAGTGTTTGTTAGTTCGCTGCTAGGCGGCATACTAGGTATCTTGTTCTTAATACCTTTCCGTAAATATTTTGTGAAGGATATGCATGGCAAATATCCCTTTCCTGAAGCTACTGCCACCACGCAAGTACTTATATCAGGTGAAAAAGGCGGTAGCCAAGCCAAGCCTTTGCTTATGGCAGGTATCATTGGCGGACTATACGACTTTATTGTAGCCACTTTCGGTTGGTGGAACGAAAACTTTACTACTCGTGTCTGTGGCTTCGGCGAAATGCTGGCCGATAAAGCCAAATTGGTGTTTAAGGTAAACACAGGCGCTGCCGTAATGGGATTGGGATACATCGTGGGACTAAAATACGCTTCTATCATTTGTGCCGGTTCGCTGGCAGTATGGTGGATCATTGTTCCCGGTATGTCACTCATTTGGGGAGATAGCGTATTGAATATGTGGAATCCTCAAATCACGGCCACAGTGGGTAGTATGTCTCCGGAAGAAATCTTTAGATATTATGCCAAGAGTGTCGGTATCGGTGGCATTGCTATGGCAGGTATCATTGGCATCATCAAGTCATGGAGCATCATCAAAGACGCTGTGGGATTAGCAGGTAAAGAAATGCGTGGCAAAGCTGCAAGTGCGGTGAAAGTAAAACGCACGCAATTGGATATTCCAATGAAGATTATCGCCATTGGTTCACTGGTAACCTTGGCACTTATCTTTTTATTCTTCTTTTTCGATGTGATGCAAGGCAATCTGCTACACACGGTAGTTGCCATATTATTGGTAGCTGTTATCGCATTTCTGTTTACCACTGTAGCAGCCAACGCCATTGCCATTGTGGGAACAAATCCTGTATCGGGCATGACGTTGATGACATTGATTCTGGCTTCTGTAGTGATGGTTGCTGTAGGGTTAAAAGGCCCCGGAGGTATGGTGGCTGCATTGGTCATGGGAGGTGTGGTTTGCACCGCACTATCTATGGCAGGCGGTTTTATCACCGACTTAAAGATTGGTTATTGGTTGGGAAGTACTCCTTCTAAACAGCAAACATGGAAATTCCTCGGAACACTTGTCTCTGCGGCTACCGTGGGTGGTGTGATGATTATCCTCAATAAGACGTACGGATTTACCAGCGGACAATTAGCCGCACCGCAAGCGAATGCAATGGCAGCTGTTATCGAACCATTGATGAATGGTGTAGCTGCCCCTTGGCTACTCTACGGCATTGGCGCTATTCTCGCTATCGTACTCACTTTGTTTAAGATTCCGGCTCTTGCTTTTGCCTTGGGCATGTTTATTCCTTTGGAACTGAATGTGCCGCTCGTGGTAGGTGGAGCAATTAACTGGTACGTAACCACGCGCAGCAAAGATGTTGCCCTGAACACAGCGCGTGGAGAAAAAGGTACATTACTTGCCTCTGGGTTTATCGCCGGAGGAGCTTTGATGGGCGTTGTTAGTGCTGCTATGCGTTTCGGAGGCGTAAATCTGGTACAAGAAGCATGGTTACAAAACAGTTGGTCGGAAGTATTGTCACTCGGTGTCTATGCTTTACTTATACTCTACTTTATAAAAGCATCTATGAAAAAATAA
- a CDS encoding YqgE/AlgH family protein, giving the protein MKIDTNIFKIESNNIAPSRGKILISEPFLLDATFGRSVVLLIDHTNEGSMGIVMNKEIPLLLNDVIKDFQDLQNIPVYKGGPLATDTLFYLHTLQDIPDALPVSKGLFLNGDFDVLKEYMLQGNPIQGVIRFFLGYSGWEFNQLHQEIQENTWLIGKGDRRSLMNEKADNLWKKSLGKLGSKYETWSRFPQIPSLN; this is encoded by the coding sequence ATGAAGATTGATACCAATATATTTAAAATAGAATCAAATAATATAGCACCTTCACGAGGAAAGATCCTTATATCTGAACCTTTCCTTCTTGATGCTACATTTGGACGTTCTGTGGTGTTACTCATCGATCATACCAATGAAGGAAGCATGGGCATTGTTATGAACAAAGAGATTCCACTGCTATTAAATGATGTGATCAAAGATTTCCAAGACTTGCAAAATATACCTGTATATAAAGGTGGCCCACTGGCTACCGACACCCTCTTTTATCTGCACACGTTACAAGATATTCCGGATGCTTTGCCTGTGAGCAAAGGCTTGTTCCTGAATGGAGATTTCGATGTGTTGAAAGAATATATGTTGCAAGGCAATCCGATACAAGGAGTGATACGCTTCTTTTTAGGATATTCGGGATGGGAATTCAACCAATTACATCAAGAAATACAAGAGAACACGTGGCTTATCGGAAAAGGAGACAGACGTAGCCTGATGAACGAAAAGGCTGACAATCTATGGAAGAAATCATTAGGCAAGCTAGGCAGCAAATACGAAACTTGGTCACGCTTTCCGCAGATTCCTTCACTGAACTAA
- a CDS encoding pyridoxal phosphate-dependent aminotransferase, with the protein MKSTPINREIIDEAIRKFEIADFSKATIREVKAIAAEAESASGIEFIKMEMGVPGLPASAIGVKAEIEALQRGVASIYPDINGLPELKAEAARFVKAFIDVDIQPEGCVPVTGSMQGTFASFLTCSQCNKEKDTILFIDPGFPVQKQQLVVMGQKYETFDVYDFRGDKLKEKLDSYLRKGNISAIVYSNPNNPSWICLKEKELRIIGQLATRYDVIVLEDLAYFAMDFRQNFGIPFQPPYQPSVAKYTDNYVLLISGSKAFSYAGQRIGVSCISNKLYHRIYPGLTKRYGGGTFGTVFIHRVLYALSSGTSHSAQFAMAAMFKAANDGEYHFLDEIKVYGERAKKLKDIFLRHGFHLVYDNDLGDPVADGFYFTIGYSGMTGGELSRELMYYGVSAISLITTGSQQEGLRACTSFIKDHQYQQLDERMALFTKNNPIS; encoded by the coding sequence ATGAAAAGCACCCCTATCAACCGAGAGATCATTGACGAAGCTATTCGGAAATTTGAAATAGCCGACTTCTCTAAAGCGACCATCCGCGAAGTTAAAGCCATAGCAGCTGAAGCTGAATCAGCATCGGGTATAGAATTTATTAAAATGGAAATGGGAGTTCCGGGACTTCCGGCGTCTGCTATCGGCGTAAAAGCTGAGATAGAGGCTTTGCAACGAGGAGTAGCCAGTATCTATCCGGACATCAACGGGCTGCCTGAATTAAAAGCCGAAGCTGCCCGATTTGTGAAAGCTTTTATTGATGTGGATATTCAACCGGAGGGTTGTGTGCCGGTAACGGGTTCCATGCAAGGCACTTTTGCGTCATTCCTTACTTGCAGCCAGTGTAACAAAGAAAAAGATACGATCTTATTCATTGATCCGGGCTTTCCGGTGCAAAAGCAGCAATTGGTAGTGATGGGGCAGAAATATGAAACATTTGACGTGTATGATTTCCGGGGCGATAAATTAAAAGAGAAACTTGACAGCTATCTACGCAAGGGAAACATATCGGCCATTGTTTATTCTAACCCCAATAACCCCAGTTGGATTTGTCTGAAAGAAAAAGAGCTACGCATTATTGGCCAATTGGCTACGCGCTATGATGTAATTGTACTCGAAGACCTTGCCTACTTTGCCATGGATTTCCGCCAAAATTTCGGTATTCCTTTCCAACCACCCTATCAACCGTCCGTGGCTAAGTATACAGATAATTATGTATTACTTATTTCCGGCTCAAAGGCTTTCAGCTATGCCGGACAACGCATCGGGGTGAGCTGCATTTCGAATAAACTGTATCACCGCATCTATCCGGGGTTGACGAAGCGCTACGGTGGTGGAACTTTTGGCACAGTCTTTATTCATCGGGTGCTCTATGCGCTGTCATCGGGTACAAGCCACTCGGCTCAATTTGCCATGGCAGCCATGTTCAAAGCAGCCAATGATGGAGAATATCATTTTCTGGATGAAATAAAGGTATATGGCGAACGAGCAAAAAAATTAAAAGACATCTTTCTGCGTCACGGCTTTCACTTAGTTTACGATAATGATTTAGGTGATCCGGTAGCCGATGGATTTTATTTCACTATTGGTTATTCCGGAATGACAGGCGGAGAGCTCTCCAGAGAACTAATGTACTACGGTGTGAGTGCTATCTCCTTAATTACCACAGGTAGCCAGCAAGAAGGATTGCGTGCATGTACCTCTTTCATTAAAGACCATCAATATCAACAACTGGACGAAAGAATGGCCTTATTCACAAAAAATAATCCCATTTCTTAA
- a CDS encoding DUF4923 family protein: MKHFRTQLFVIAILLVASANVQAQSLKDIFHSESLSNLMNTVTGEGKSINMVGNWKYTGSAVELESDNILQQAGGALASTVAEIKLNTQLAKLGIKEGQMSFVFNTDSTFISTMGKRKMNGTYSYDPTTKKVHLKYLLLLGMSAKVDCSSDKMTLLFDAKKLLKLLTFMGSKSSSTSMKTISALAKTYDGMLMGFDLKKAAK; encoded by the coding sequence ATGAAACATTTTAGAACTCAATTGTTTGTAATTGCTATATTGTTAGTAGCTTCAGCCAATGTACAAGCACAGTCACTGAAAGACATCTTTCACTCGGAAAGCTTATCGAATCTTATGAATACGGTAACGGGTGAAGGAAAATCAATTAATATGGTAGGCAACTGGAAATATACCGGTTCGGCTGTAGAATTAGAATCGGACAATATCCTGCAACAAGCCGGAGGGGCACTTGCATCAACCGTTGCCGAAATAAAACTGAATACTCAATTGGCCAAGCTTGGCATCAAAGAAGGGCAAATGAGCTTTGTTTTCAATACCGACAGCACGTTTATCAGCACGATGGGCAAACGCAAGATGAATGGCACCTATTCTTATGACCCTACTACTAAAAAAGTACATCTAAAATATTTGCTTCTTTTGGGCATGAGCGCCAAGGTTGATTGTTCATCGGATAAGATGACTTTATTATTTGATGCCAAGAAACTACTGAAACTACTTACTTTTATGGGTAGCAAGTCTAGCAGTACGTCCATGAAAACAATTAGTGCATTAGCCAAAACATACGACGGTATGTTGATGGGGTTTGATCTGAAGAAAGCTGCAAAATAA
- a CDS encoding aldose epimerase family protein, which yields MKRGILLSFLLACFCVSCSVKDGKTLSSLTVRNFQADLNDQLTNLYVLKNKAGMEVCITNYGARIVSVMVPDRNGKMEDVVCGFSNVAQYMEKKQNFGATIGRYIGRIVNATFTLDSLTFHLAANTGKHCAHGGEPGFASRIWQAEKLDENSLKLSYFSPDGENGFPGSLSVQVYFSVTDKNELDIRYEARTNKPTVINLSNHSFFNLSGDFSTTVEDQLLMVNADAYTPYDSTKCVTGEIVPVANTPFDFRTPHLIGEHIDEDCMQLNITKGYDHNWVLNTKGDETKPAARLVDEKNGRTLEVYTNEPGLQIYTANGLKGDLIGKKGIAYGKRCSVCLETQHFANSPNIPHFPSTVLRPGQKYYSHCVYRFGVLAGK from the coding sequence ATGAAAAGAGGAATCTTATTGTCATTTTTACTTGCTTGTTTTTGTGTTTCATGCAGTGTGAAAGACGGGAAAACGCTTTCGAGCTTAACAGTCAGAAACTTTCAGGCTGATTTGAATGATCAACTGACTAATCTTTATGTGTTGAAAAATAAAGCCGGAATGGAAGTCTGCATCACTAACTATGGTGCCAGAATAGTGTCTGTTATGGTTCCCGATAGGAATGGAAAGATGGAAGATGTGGTATGCGGCTTCTCCAATGTAGCCCAATATATGGAGAAGAAACAGAATTTTGGGGCTACGATTGGTCGATACATTGGACGTATTGTGAATGCTACGTTTACTCTCGATTCTCTAACATTCCATTTAGCAGCTAATACAGGCAAGCATTGTGCCCATGGTGGGGAGCCTGGTTTTGCTTCCCGCATCTGGCAAGCTGAAAAGTTGGATGAGAATTCGTTGAAGTTATCTTATTTTTCTCCTGATGGAGAAAACGGCTTTCCCGGTAGTTTGAGTGTGCAAGTATATTTCTCCGTAACAGATAAAAATGAACTGGATATCCGCTATGAAGCTCGAACGAATAAACCTACGGTGATCAATCTGTCTAATCACTCTTTCTTTAATCTTTCGGGAGACTTCAGTACAACGGTAGAAGATCAATTGTTGATGGTGAATGCAGATGCTTATACTCCTTATGATTCAACAAAGTGCGTAACCGGAGAAATCGTTCCGGTAGCCAATACTCCATTCGACTTTAGAACTCCTCATCTTATTGGCGAACACATTGATGAAGATTGTATGCAACTGAACATTACCAAAGGGTATGATCATAACTGGGTACTTAATACCAAAGGAGATGAGACGAAGCCGGCAGCCCGACTGGTAGACGAAAAAAATGGTCGCACACTGGAAGTGTATACCAATGAACCCGGATTACAGATTTATACAGCCAATGGATTGAAAGGAGATCTTATCGGTAAAAAAGGGATTGCGTACGGAAAACGTTGCTCTGTTTGCTTAGAGACTCAGCATTTTGCCAATAGTCCAAATATACCTCATTTTCCTTCTACGGTGCTGCGCCCGGGACAGAAGTATTACAGTCATTGCGTTTATCGTTTCGGAGTACTTGCCGGAAAGTAA
- the yihA gene encoding ribosome biogenesis GTP-binding protein YihA/YsxC, with the protein MEIKSAEFIISNTDVQKCPASTMPEYAFIGRSNVGKSSLINMLTARKGLAMTSATPGKTMLINHFLINENWYLVDLPGYGYARRGVKGQDQIRTIIEDYILEREQMSNLFLLIDSRLEPQTIDMEFMEWLGENGIPFSIVFTKTDKLKGGKMRDNVNIYLRKLRTQWEELPPHFVTSSETRLGREEILGYIETINKNLNSK; encoded by the coding sequence ATGGAAATTAAAAGCGCTGAATTTATAATAAGTAACACTGATGTGCAGAAATGCCCGGCAAGCACAATGCCTGAGTATGCTTTCATCGGCCGATCTAATGTTGGGAAATCCAGCCTGATAAACATGCTTACTGCTCGCAAGGGTCTAGCCATGACTTCGGCCACACCCGGCAAGACAATGCTCATCAACCATTTCCTGATCAATGAGAACTGGTATCTTGTCGATCTACCCGGATATGGATACGCCCGACGCGGAGTGAAAGGACAAGATCAAATTCGTACCATTATCGAAGATTATATCTTGGAACGCGAACAGATGAGTAATCTCTTTCTACTTATTGACAGTCGGTTGGAACCACAAACGATAGACATGGAATTTATGGAGTGGCTCGGCGAAAATGGTATTCCGTTTTCCATTGTCTTCACCAAAACAGATAAATTAAAGGGTGGAAAGATGCGAGATAATGTGAATATATATCTGCGCAAGCTACGTACACAATGGGAAGAACTTCCTCCACATTTCGTAACTTCATCGGAAACGCGATTGGGAAGAGAGGAAATACTGGGCTATATAGAAACAATTAATAAAAACTTAAACTCAAAGTAA
- a CDS encoding DUF1573 domain-containing protein, with protein sequence MKKILFFVAMLAISIGYASAQKSAEIKFDKTTHNFGTFSENSPIVTCVFTFNNSGDAPLVINQAVASCGCTVPDYTKEPIMPGQKGTIKVTYNGTGKYPGHFKKSITLRTNAKTEMMRLYIEGDMTAKDAK encoded by the coding sequence ATGAAGAAGATATTATTTTTTGTTGCTATGTTGGCCATAAGTATTGGTTATGCTTCGGCACAAAAAAGCGCTGAAATTAAGTTTGATAAGACAACACATAATTTCGGTACGTTTTCTGAAAATAGTCCGATAGTAACCTGCGTATTTACATTTAATAATTCAGGAGATGCTCCATTGGTTATTAACCAAGCTGTAGCATCCTGCGGATGTACTGTTCCCGACTATACAAAGGAACCAATTATGCCGGGACAAAAAGGTACTATTAAAGTTACTTATAACGGAACAGGCAAATATCCGGGGCATTTCAAAAAGTCAATTACACTCCGCACCAACGCAAAAACTGAAATGATGCGCCTGTATATTGAAGGAGATATGACAGCAAAAGACGCTAAATAA
- a CDS encoding sodium:solute symporter has translation MILVTIICYFAILLLIARITGRKGGSNAAFFKGENKSPWYVVSFGMIGASISGVTFVSVPGMVRSMDMTYMQTVYGFFFGYLVVALVLLPLYYKLNLTSIYTYLHTRIGIRAYRTGSSFFLLSRMLGTAAKLYLVCLILHTYVFQEMGVPFWAIAAGAVGLVWVYTHKSGIKTIVWTDTLQTFCLIAALICIIFFTIDKLELNFSGVVQAIANSEHSRMFVMDDWVSRQNFFKQFFSGIFIVIVMTGLDQDMMQKNLSCRNLKEAQKNMYCYGFSFVPLNLLFLCLGILLISLANKTGIELPAVNDDILPMFATQGYLGESVLVLFTIGIVAAAFSNSDSALTAMTTSFCVDILNTEKETEEVARSKRNKVHILFSIVLVAFICMFRMVNDKSVIDAIYIIASYTYGPLLGMFAFGLFTRRKTNDRLVPAIAITSPLVCYAIDWTVHQQTGYKFGYEMLMLNGVLTFAGLWVFSIKKLNTL, from the coding sequence ATGATATTAGTCACCATCATATGCTACTTTGCGATTTTACTGCTGATAGCCCGCATCACCGGGAGAAAAGGAGGATCAAACGCTGCATTCTTCAAAGGAGAAAACAAATCGCCTTGGTATGTGGTTTCCTTTGGCATGATCGGGGCTTCCATATCAGGAGTTACTTTTGTTTCCGTTCCAGGTATGGTTCGGAGCATGGACATGACTTACATGCAAACCGTTTACGGCTTTTTTTTCGGCTATCTGGTAGTGGCACTTGTGCTGTTACCACTATACTATAAACTCAATCTGACAAGCATATACACGTACCTGCACACACGCATTGGCATCAGGGCCTACCGTACAGGTTCGTCATTTTTCTTACTCTCACGCATGCTGGGCACAGCTGCCAAACTCTATCTGGTTTGCCTCATCCTACACACATACGTGTTTCAAGAAATGGGTGTTCCCTTTTGGGCGATAGCGGCAGGTGCAGTAGGATTGGTATGGGTTTATACCCACAAAAGTGGCATTAAGACCATTGTGTGGACGGACACTTTACAAACATTTTGCCTGATAGCCGCACTCATTTGTATTATCTTCTTTACTATAGATAAGTTGGAACTCAACTTTTCGGGTGTGGTGCAGGCCATAGCGAACAGTGAGCACAGTCGCATGTTTGTGATGGATGATTGGGTTTCTCGACAGAACTTCTTCAAGCAATTCTTCAGTGGGATTTTCATTGTAATCGTAATGACAGGGCTTGATCAGGACATGATGCAGAAAAACCTCTCTTGCCGCAATTTGAAAGAAGCACAGAAAAATATGTATTGCTATGGATTCTCTTTTGTTCCCCTCAACCTTTTATTCTTGTGTTTGGGCATATTGTTAATCAGCTTAGCAAATAAGACAGGAATAGAACTTCCTGCGGTAAATGATGATATTCTGCCCATGTTTGCCACACAAGGTTATCTGGGAGAATCAGTATTGGTGCTATTTACCATAGGTATTGTAGCAGCGGCATTCAGCAATTCGGATTCCGCACTAACGGCAATGACAACCAGTTTCTGTGTAGACATACTAAATACAGAGAAAGAAACAGAAGAGGTAGCCCGCAGCAAAAGAAACAAAGTCCACATCTTATTTTCAATAGTACTTGTGGCATTTATCTGTATGTTTCGCATGGTGAACGATAAAAGTGTAATTGATGCTATCTACATCATCGCTTCCTATACTTACGGCCCTCTGTTAGGCATGTTTGCCTTCGGACTTTTTACCCGCAGAAAAACAAACGATCGTCTGGTGCCTGCCATTGCCATTACTTCACCCTTAGTGTGCTACGCCATTGACTGGACGGTACACCAACAAACCGGATACAAATTCGGTTACGAAATGTTGATGCTGAACGGAGTGTTGACATTTGCAGGACTGTGGGTATTCTCTATCAAGAAATTAAATACATTATAA
- a CDS encoding alpha/beta hydrolase — MKTILVTVLLFMAVSVQAQKPIEIPLWPNGTPNTNGLKGEEENGENGRVSNILKPDITVYCADKPNGMAIIMCPGGGYARLAMDHEGHDMASWFNTQGITYIVLKYRMPNGHNEVPLSDAEQAIRLVRQHATEWKINPSKVGIMGASAGGHLASTLATHYSSKETRPDFQILLYPVVTMNPSYTHGGSRENLITKIPTAELEKKYSNELQVTAETPQAFITLSSDDKAVPPQNSIDYYLALLKNNVPVAMHIYPTGGHGWGFRDNFIYKRQWTEELEKWLRDGVKL; from the coding sequence ATGAAAACAATTTTAGTAACAGTTCTATTATTTATGGCTGTAAGTGTACAGGCACAAAAGCCTATCGAAATTCCTTTGTGGCCCAATGGTACGCCTAACACAAACGGGCTAAAAGGAGAAGAAGAAAATGGAGAAAACGGAAGAGTTAGCAACATTCTGAAGCCCGACATTACTGTTTATTGCGCTGATAAACCGAATGGTATGGCTATTATTATGTGTCCGGGTGGAGGTTATGCACGCTTGGCTATGGATCATGAAGGTCACGACATGGCTTCATGGTTCAACACACAAGGCATTACGTATATCGTGTTAAAGTATCGCATGCCCAACGGACACAATGAAGTTCCTCTCTCGGATGCCGAACAAGCAATCCGCTTAGTGCGCCAACATGCTACTGAATGGAAAATCAATCCTTCCAAAGTAGGTATTATGGGAGCTTCTGCCGGAGGTCATCTGGCATCTACGCTCGCTACTCATTATAGCAGCAAAGAGACTCGCCCCGACTTTCAGATATTGCTTTATCCTGTAGTCACGATGAATCCAAGCTACACACATGGTGGCTCTCGTGAGAACCTGATAACCAAAATTCCCACTGCGGAATTGGAAAAGAAATATTCCAATGAACTACAGGTCACAGCTGAAACACCACAGGCATTCATCACTCTTTCATCGGATGATAAAGCCGTTCCACCTCAAAACAGCATAGACTATTATCTGGCTTTGTTGAAGAACAATGTGCCTGTTGCGATGCACATCTACCCTACGGGTGGTCATGGCTGGGGCTTCCGTGATAACTTTATTTACAAACGTCAATGGACGGAAGAATTGGAAAAATGGCTGCGTGATGGCGTAAAGCTATAA